A region from the Halogeometricum sp. S3BR5-2 genome encodes:
- a CDS encoding DUF7342 family protein: MSNSESPDGPPSFEDAFRGDDVEQRIYGTILQTREPTTASAIANVADCDSKTARKYLGWFSELGIVTRHDGHPATYERNDAYFEWRRINQLAADHSVEDLQQHVRELSSRIEEYEDTYGAPTPAAVDAVATAESSDDRTIDDVYGDLGDWATAIKERTRYERARQQRASTETEQVSG, from the coding sequence ATGTCCAACAGCGAGTCTCCAGACGGCCCGCCTTCCTTCGAGGATGCGTTTCGTGGCGACGATGTTGAGCAACGCATCTACGGGACGATTCTCCAGACTCGTGAGCCGACAACAGCGAGCGCCATCGCCAACGTCGCCGACTGTGACTCGAAAACTGCTCGGAAATATCTGGGCTGGTTCAGTGAACTCGGTATCGTCACGCGCCACGATGGCCATCCAGCCACATACGAGCGCAACGACGCCTACTTCGAGTGGCGGCGAATCAACCAGCTCGCGGCCGACCACTCCGTCGAAGACCTCCAGCAGCACGTTCGGGAACTGAGCTCGCGGATCGAGGAGTACGAGGATACGTATGGTGCTCCGACGCCAGCGGCTGTCGACGCCGTCGCCACTGCAGAATCGAGCGACGACCGAACAATCGATGACGTGTACGGTGACCTCGGCGACTGGGCGACTGCCATCAAGGAGCGAACACGCTACGAACGTGCCCGTCAGCAACGCGCAAGCACTGAAACCGAACAGGTATCCGGGTAG
- a CDS encoding DUF6338 family protein: MAVSSGTAVFYTVLIAPGFIAVMIGISLSAMEQSLSQFVLLIWSLVTSLFIDIAFLWSYQVIYGPITSLNELTGILFNPSLKLDYLLIVFLTSVAVGGLYALGFLTDVPGRFRKTLQRNSYVTYNPRQPWENFMRDAKNIRIKTQDDQLYAGDVSEWSRAGRRREVRIENPHRYQPKISDYESVGRDDMLFLGGDIDRVLMREKDEMVQKGEDDE, translated from the coding sequence ATGGCAGTCTCAAGCGGCACTGCTGTCTTCTATACGGTTCTAATAGCCCCAGGATTCATCGCGGTAATGATCGGTATCAGTCTCTCCGCGATGGAACAAAGCCTATCACAGTTTGTTCTTCTAATTTGGAGTCTCGTCACAAGCTTGTTCATCGACATCGCATTCCTCTGGAGCTATCAGGTGATATATGGACCAATAACGTCACTTAACGAATTAACTGGTATTCTGTTCAACCCTAGCCTTAAACTGGATTATCTCTTGATAGTCTTCCTCACCTCCGTTGCTGTTGGTGGGCTCTACGCTCTTGGCTTTCTTACTGATGTTCCAGGTCGGTTTCGAAAGACACTGCAGAGGAACTCCTACGTCACATATAATCCACGCCAACCCTGGGAGAATTTCATGCGTGACGCAAAGAATATTCGAATTAAGACTCAAGACGACCAGCTGTATGCGGGTGACGTTTCGGAATGGAGTCGAGCAGGTCGACGACGTGAAGTCCGTATCGAGAACCCACATAGGTATCAACCGAAGATCAGTGATTACGAGTCAGTTGGCCGTGATGATATGCTGTTTCTTGGTGGTGACATTGACCGAGTACTGATGAGAGAGAAAGACGAAATGGTACAGAAAGGAGAAGATGACGAATAA
- a CDS encoding DUF7437 domain-containing protein: protein MSRTSNRTNGDVIRDFLSVADLLEEPQLAQLYTYLAREREATVQDVMDNLELAQGTAYSYVNRLVDAGVVDVTDDEQPRRYAARAIDLTVTTAAGDREYTITPALIDAVGRRETNDDIDTYIDRHGVAGLATALTYAVARERGEVTHRLMAEDLDISPLAAEMILQALRPIVHEHHDIEETGAGLDGLDIDDDAADDA from the coding sequence ATGTCACGCACCTCAAACCGAACCAACGGCGATGTCATCCGAGACTTCCTCTCGGTCGCCGATCTCCTCGAAGAGCCACAGCTCGCCCAGCTGTATACGTACCTCGCTCGGGAGAGAGAAGCGACCGTCCAGGACGTGATGGACAACCTCGAACTTGCCCAGGGGACAGCCTACAGCTACGTCAACCGGCTCGTCGACGCCGGCGTCGTCGACGTCACTGACGATGAGCAGCCCCGCCGGTACGCCGCCCGGGCAATCGACCTGACTGTGACGACGGCCGCCGGCGACCGCGAGTATACGATCACGCCGGCGCTCATCGACGCCGTCGGCCGCCGTGAGACGAATGACGATATCGACACGTACATTGACCGGCACGGCGTCGCCGGCCTCGCAACGGCGCTCACCTACGCCGTCGCCCGGGAACGCGGTGAGGTGACCCACCGGCTGATGGCCGAGGATCTCGATATTTCGCCGCTGGCCGCAGAGATGATCCTGCAAGCGCTCCGGCCCATCGTCCACGAGCACCATGACATCGAGGAAACAGGGGCGGGACTCGACGGACTGGACATCGACGACGATGCAGCTGACGACGCGTGA
- a CDS encoding DUF7342 family protein — MPANEEENRDNRTRGERVRSAGRTLHHLRSASWVADETGVSTKTAQKYLDQLVEDNVLRKTDQGDQTLYCIDQLMAKYREVAELQRAHSREELTDALETMRNKITDWKQTYGVETPGELRASIADVENAAESETRRDIAKEWEHLTNRIPVVRAALNEYDWADDSDPISA; from the coding sequence ATGCCAGCCAACGAAGAGGAGAACCGCGACAATCGGACACGAGGAGAACGAGTCCGGAGTGCCGGTCGAACACTCCACCACCTTCGGTCAGCGTCTTGGGTAGCCGACGAAACAGGCGTCTCCACGAAAACCGCTCAGAAATACCTTGACCAGCTCGTCGAGGACAACGTCCTTCGAAAAACCGACCAAGGAGACCAAACGCTGTACTGCATCGATCAACTCATGGCGAAATACCGAGAGGTAGCAGAACTCCAGCGAGCCCACTCCCGCGAAGAACTCACCGATGCCCTCGAGACCATGCGGAATAAAATCACAGACTGGAAACAAACGTACGGCGTGGAGACACCCGGAGAACTCAGAGCAAGCATCGCAGACGTTGAGAATGCAGCAGAGAGTGAGACTCGGCGTGACATCGCGAAAGAATGGGAACACCTCACCAACCGCATCCCAGTAGTGAGAGCCGCACTCAACGAATACGATTGGGCTGACGACTCAGACCCCATCTCGGCGTGA
- a CDS encoding CAP domain-containing protein, with product MGARECHYCGTSLEEEGLSTRCNYCRERVCGDHRLPEKHDCPGLYYQKQSTDSTRKSSSRRPSRSRTPPKPTFGQSKKTGQSRPSRTRHASGSSRAAGKTPEKTGMRGPDVNADGSIKPRSHQTPEKPSFDEAGSKSPVVTRRRIIGGLFTTLLGAIGAVQTGVIDSPINLSGVDIPNLNTGGQGGETSGGASTLTTEASETGSDGEGLFGEDLDAQRVQEFVHDAVNARRSEEGVSTLQYSADLQEVAVSHSEDMAEDGYFAHDSPSGETMEDRYEQFGIDCRLSGENIAQTWYKEHVQTDDGEQYYDTNKALAEGIVTQWMNSPGHRENLLRDRFSKEGIGIAVVEVDDGTKVFATQNFCGS from the coding sequence ATGGGAGCGAGGGAATGCCACTACTGCGGGACGAGTCTCGAAGAAGAAGGACTCAGCACCCGCTGTAACTACTGTCGCGAACGAGTCTGTGGCGACCACCGACTCCCCGAAAAACACGACTGCCCCGGCCTCTACTACCAAAAACAATCCACCGACTCAACTCGCAAATCCTCTTCGCGGCGACCAAGCAGGTCACGGACGCCTCCGAAACCCACGTTCGGGCAGTCAAAGAAAACAGGCCAGAGCCGCCCCTCTCGAACACGGCATGCCTCGGGGTCGTCGAGAGCAGCTGGGAAGACCCCCGAAAAAACGGGTATGAGGGGACCTGATGTCAATGCCGATGGGAGCATTAAACCCCGGTCGCACCAGACCCCAGAGAAGCCCTCGTTCGACGAAGCAGGCTCGAAGTCGCCAGTGGTGACTCGTCGTCGAATCATCGGTGGTCTCTTCACAACACTTCTCGGTGCCATCGGCGCCGTCCAAACCGGCGTGATCGACTCCCCGATCAATCTCTCTGGTGTCGACATCCCGAATCTCAATACTGGCGGACAGGGCGGTGAGACCAGCGGTGGTGCATCGACGTTGACGACCGAAGCAAGCGAAACTGGCAGTGATGGTGAGGGATTATTCGGGGAAGACCTCGACGCTCAACGGGTTCAAGAGTTCGTTCACGACGCCGTGAACGCACGGCGGTCCGAAGAAGGCGTCAGTACCCTCCAGTACAGCGCAGACTTGCAGGAAGTCGCTGTCTCCCATTCTGAGGATATGGCTGAGGACGGGTATTTCGCGCACGACTCTCCAAGTGGTGAGACAATGGAAGATCGCTACGAGCAGTTCGGTATCGACTGTCGACTCAGTGGGGAGAACATCGCGCAAACGTGGTACAAAGAACACGTCCAAACCGACGACGGCGAACAGTATTACGATACGAACAAGGCCCTCGCTGAAGGGATTGTGACGCAGTGGATGAACTCGCCGGGGCATCGAGAAAATCTGCTTCGAGACCGATTCAGCAAGGAAGGCATCGGGATCGCCGTCGTTGAGGTTGATGACGGCACGAAGGTTTTCGCCACCCAGAACTTCTGTGGGTCGTAA